From a single Calothrix sp. NIES-2098 genomic region:
- a CDS encoding radical SAM domain-containing protein — MTAKTTVKPTARLIEVFSAIQGEGLNVGTRQIFVRFALCDLRCHFCDSAHTWNAPSTCKIERTPGLRDFEVHSNPVPLPILLEWVERQNLPSLHDSISLTGGEPLLHAPFLALFLPQVRDITNLPIYLETGGHRPEQLAIILPYLDSVGMDFKLPSVSGESYWQEHAECLKLCHDSHLNVFIKIIVSQTTDPTELERAALLVAAVSPEIPVFLQPVTPLADSEKLTAKSILAPSPDQVLKWQALMKKFVPHVRVVPQTHKMLNQL, encoded by the coding sequence ATGACTGCTAAAACTACGGTTAAACCTACTGCACGCCTGATAGAGGTCTTTTCTGCCATTCAAGGGGAAGGACTGAATGTTGGGACACGTCAGATTTTTGTTCGCTTTGCTTTGTGTGACTTACGCTGCCACTTTTGCGATAGTGCCCATACTTGGAATGCACCCTCAACCTGTAAGATAGAGCGAACCCCTGGCTTACGAGATTTTGAAGTACACTCCAACCCTGTCCCACTGCCCATTTTATTAGAATGGGTGGAACGGCAAAATTTACCTTCCCTACACGATAGCATTAGCTTAACTGGTGGCGAACCCCTGCTTCACGCTCCATTTTTAGCACTATTTCTCCCGCAAGTGCGAGATATCACCAATTTACCCATATATCTAGAAACTGGAGGCCATCGCCCAGAACAGTTAGCAATAATTCTGCCTTACTTAGACTCTGTAGGTATGGATTTCAAGCTACCGAGCGTTAGCGGTGAAAGCTATTGGCAAGAACACGCCGAATGTTTGAAATTATGTCACGATTCACATTTAAATGTTTTTATCAAGATAATTGTTTCGCAAACAACAGACCCAACTGAGTTGGAACGTGCGGCTTTATTAGTAGCAGCCGTTAGTCCTGAGATTCCAGTGTTTTTACAACCTGTTACACCTTTGGCTGATTCCGAAAAATTGACGGCAAAATCTATACTTGCCCCTTCTCCAGACCAGGTTTTGAAGTGGCAAGCTTTGATGAAAAAGTTTGTGCCGCACGTCCGTGTTGTGCCTCAAACTCATAAAATGTTAAACCAGCTTTAA
- a CDS encoding L-asparaginase II, protein MTMGKRTQAAALEVRLLREGIIESRHIVQAVVCDERGRVLSVAGNAETAAFVRSALKPFQALAVTSTGTLERYDLSDRDLAIVTSSHKGSIEQVRQVFNILWRADLDPSTLQCPIPEGKRSPLEYNCSGKHAGMLAVCQQRHWPLTNYLERKHPVQQLILSKVAELLRMPSEEFISVHDDCGAPTYLMQLGQMGSLYAMLASGKTLDMERIVRAMTHHPTMVAGDGEFDTELMRLTPGELVSKAGAEGVQCIGRLGEGMGLAIKVMDGAKRAKYAVAIHLLQQMGWITPSVAESLAEKFMILGKYKRLEVIGELSLL, encoded by the coding sequence ATGACAATGGGAAAACGAACTCAAGCCGCAGCCTTAGAAGTCAGGTTGCTCAGGGAAGGCATTATTGAATCGAGGCATATAGTCCAAGCTGTTGTATGCGACGAACGGGGGCGGGTTTTGTCCGTTGCCGGCAATGCGGAAACGGCTGCGTTTGTCCGTTCAGCACTCAAACCATTTCAAGCCCTCGCAGTCACATCCACTGGTACGCTGGAACGATACGACCTTAGCGATCGCGACTTAGCGATCGTTACTAGTTCCCACAAAGGTAGCATAGAACAGGTAAGACAGGTATTTAATATCCTGTGGCGGGCCGATCTTGACCCTAGCACGCTCCAATGCCCAATTCCTGAAGGTAAGCGGAGTCCTCTAGAATACAATTGCTCTGGTAAACACGCGGGAATGTTAGCTGTTTGTCAGCAGCGTCACTGGCCTTTGACTAACTATTTAGAACGCAAACACCCAGTGCAACAGTTAATTCTCAGCAAGGTAGCAGAGTTATTGCGAATGCCATCAGAGGAATTCATCAGCGTTCATGATGACTGTGGCGCACCGACTTACCTAATGCAACTTGGGCAGATGGGTTCTTTATACGCCATGCTAGCCTCTGGTAAGACTTTGGATATGGAGCGCATTGTCCGTGCAATGACTCACCATCCCACAATGGTAGCCGGAGATGGTGAATTTGACACGGAACTTATGCGCTTAACCCCAGGGGAATTGGTAAGTAAAGCTGGTGCTGAAGGAGTACAGTGCATCGGCAGGCTTGGGGAAGGTATGGGATTGGCAATTAAAGTTATGGATGGGGCAAAACGAGCCAAATATGCCGTTGCGATTCATTTGCTTCAGCAGATGGGCTGGATTACCCCCAGCGTGGCGGAAAGCCTAGCTGAAAAGTTTATGATTTTGGGAAAATACAAGCGTTTAGAAGTGATTGGAGAATTATCACTTTTGTAG
- a CDS encoding deoxyribose-phosphate aldolase, with amino-acid sequence MAADYPDIDIAPFIDHALLTPTATPEQVEQWCEEADRFHFATVCLNPAYVRQAAELLHGKNPKVCAVIGFPVGATTSAVKLYEAQEAVENGATELDVVINLGWLKSGKTEEVHQEIAEICEETGQPVKVILETNLLTDAEKKLAAEISMEAGAAFLKTSTGWNGGATVADVRLLKEIARERVGIKASGGIRTVQQALDLILAGATRLGTSRGVDLIRQRDNLEKVE; translated from the coding sequence ATGGCAGCAGACTATCCGGACATTGATATTGCGCCATTTATCGATCACGCCCTGTTAACGCCAACGGCTACTCCAGAGCAGGTTGAGCAATGGTGTGAAGAAGCAGACAGATTTCATTTTGCGACGGTTTGCCTAAATCCCGCTTATGTAAGGCAAGCAGCGGAACTCCTCCACGGTAAAAATCCAAAAGTCTGTGCAGTGATTGGCTTTCCTGTAGGGGCGACGACTTCGGCAGTAAAACTTTATGAAGCTCAAGAAGCAGTGGAAAATGGTGCCACTGAACTCGATGTAGTAATCAACTTGGGTTGGTTAAAATCTGGCAAAACGGAAGAAGTCCACCAGGAAATTGCTGAAATTTGTGAAGAAACTGGGCAACCTGTCAAGGTAATTTTAGAAACTAACCTGTTGACGGATGCAGAAAAGAAATTAGCAGCAGAAATTTCTATGGAAGCAGGTGCAGCATTCTTAAAAACCAGTACGGGTTGGAATGGGGGTGCTACGGTAGCAGATGTGCGACTTTTAAAGGAGATAGCACGAGAAAGAGTAGGAATTAAGGCCTCAGGTGGTATTCGTACTGTTCAGCAAGCACTAGACTTAATATTGGCGGGTGCTACCAGATTAGGTACTTCTCGTGGTGTTGATTTAATCCGCCAGCGCGATAACCTGGAAAAGGTCGAATAG
- a CDS encoding polar amino acid ABC transporter inner membrane subunit — MTNLKLLWRDRRFWRISGQFLAVFLAVVVVIILWSNLNRNLQQLGIKFGFDFLKQQASFDIGETPISYKPTDTYSRALWVGLINSLRIAIAGIFLTTIVGVSAGIARLSDNWLVRNIALVYVEIFRNTPLLLQLLFWYFAVFLGFPKTENKISLWGLIYLSQNGAEFPWFTLSPEFSALLLGLTFYTGAFIAEIVRGGIQSVPKGQWEAARSLGLKPGLVMRLVVFPQALRVIIPPLTSQYLNLTKNSSLAIAIGYPDIYFVSSTTFNQTGRAVEVMLLIMLTYLTLSLTISVVMNLFNRMVQIQER, encoded by the coding sequence ATGACAAATCTAAAATTGTTATGGCGCGATCGCCGATTTTGGCGTATTTCAGGACAATTTCTCGCTGTATTTTTAGCAGTAGTTGTAGTCATAATCCTCTGGAGCAACCTAAACCGCAATTTGCAGCAACTAGGTATTAAGTTTGGGTTTGATTTTCTTAAGCAACAAGCATCTTTTGATATTGGTGAAACGCCAATTAGCTACAAACCAACTGATACTTATAGCCGCGCCTTGTGGGTAGGATTAATTAACTCATTGCGAATAGCGATCGCTGGAATTTTCCTGACAACAATTGTTGGAGTTAGTGCAGGAATTGCTAGGCTCTCTGATAATTGGCTAGTGAGGAATATTGCTTTAGTTTATGTGGAAATTTTTCGGAATACTCCCTTACTGCTGCAATTGCTGTTTTGGTACTTTGCGGTTTTCCTTGGATTTCCCAAAACAGAAAATAAAATTTCCCTCTGGGGGTTGATCTACCTGAGTCAAAATGGTGCAGAATTTCCTTGGTTTACATTATCTCCAGAGTTTTCAGCATTATTATTAGGCTTGACTTTTTATACAGGTGCATTTATTGCCGAAATTGTCCGAGGAGGAATTCAATCAGTACCCAAGGGACAATGGGAAGCAGCGCGATCGCTTGGCTTAAAACCAGGTTTAGTGATGCGGTTAGTGGTGTTTCCTCAAGCTTTGCGGGTAATTATTCCTCCACTGACAAGCCAATATCTCAATTTAACAAAAAATTCTAGTTTAGCGATCGCTATTGGCTATCCCGATATTTATTTTGTTTCCTCTACAACTTTTAACCAAACAGGGAGAGCCGTAGAGGTTATGTTACTCATTATGCTCACCTATCTTACACTCAGTTTGACAATTTCTGTAGTAATGAATTTGTTCAACCGTATGGTGCAGATTCAAGAGAGATAA
- a CDS encoding DNA-cytosine methyltransferase, protein MSLRPAIFSFFAGSGFLDLGFENSGFNIVYVNEIFPPFIAAYRYSREIMNLPLPEYGYHQGEVADVTKLLEELPAKHLGKLVQNCRKSHNIVGFIGGPPCPDFSIGGKNKGHLGDNGKLSASYVELICRNLPDFFLFENVKGLWRTKKHRLFFESLKRQLQNAGYILTERLINAIEYGVPQDRERIILIGFQNSLIKEMGSDNLVPTNFFPWDNYILYPQEKVFAYPWRKCEPFQQDSILSCPEDILPELTVEYWFRKNNVLQHPNAQHYFQPRAGITKFASVDEGDDSKKSFKRLHRWRYSPTACYGNNEVHLHPYKVRRISVAEALAIQSLPANFALPENMSLTNMFKTIGNGVPYLASKALAQTILHFLSTCI, encoded by the coding sequence ATGAGTCTTCGCCCTGCTATATTTTCCTTTTTCGCAGGTTCAGGTTTCCTCGACTTAGGTTTTGAAAATAGCGGTTTTAATATTGTTTATGTCAATGAAATATTTCCCCCATTCATTGCAGCATACCGCTATTCACGGGAAATTATGAACCTACCGTTGCCTGAATATGGATATCATCAAGGCGAAGTAGCAGACGTAACTAAACTTCTAGAAGAATTACCAGCTAAACATCTGGGGAAATTAGTCCAAAATTGCCGCAAATCTCATAATATTGTTGGCTTTATTGGCGGGCCTCCTTGCCCAGATTTTTCAATTGGAGGCAAAAATAAAGGACATTTGGGAGACAATGGCAAACTTTCCGCGTCTTATGTAGAGTTAATTTGCCGTAATCTACCAGATTTCTTTTTATTTGAGAATGTGAAAGGTTTATGGCGCACGAAAAAACATCGTTTATTTTTTGAATCTTTAAAGCGACAATTACAAAATGCAGGCTATATATTAACAGAACGCTTAATTAATGCTATTGAATACGGTGTACCACAGGATAGAGAAAGAATTATTCTCATTGGCTTCCAAAATAGCTTAATTAAGGAAATGGGTAGCGATAATTTAGTACCTACAAATTTCTTTCCTTGGGATAATTACATTTTATATCCGCAAGAAAAAGTCTTTGCTTACCCTTGGCGTAAATGCGAACCATTTCAACAAGATTCTATACTTTCTTGCCCTGAAGATATTCTTCCAGAACTCACAGTTGAATACTGGTTTAGAAAAAATAACGTATTGCAACATCCTAATGCTCAACATTACTTTCAACCCAGAGCAGGTATAACAAAATTTGCTTCAGTTGATGAGGGAGATGATTCTAAAAAGTCTTTCAAACGCCTGCACAGATGGCGGTACTCTCCAACCGCTTGTTATGGCAATAATGAAGTGCATTTACATCCCTACAAAGTAAGAAGAATTTCTGTAGCAGAAGCTTTGGCAATTCAATCTTTACCTGCAAATTTCGCACTTCCAGAAAATATGTCACTCACCAATATGTTTAAAACTATTGGCAATGGTGTGCCATATTTGGCATCAAAAGCATTAGCTCAAACTATTCTTCACTTCTTAAGCACTTGTATATAA
- a CDS encoding amino acid ABC transporter, permease protein, 3-TM region, His/Glu/Gln/Arg/opine → MTNSQLLWLRKNLFSTWYNSLLTVVCLVFLLWIARGILIWATTQAQWAVIQVNLRLFLVGRFPQSLYWRVWIVLAIASTLAAVTWGVFSSKQRLTKLGLTLYILIFATLLVILPLDFTSCLWLLLVGVLLAIGFWIGRRFTKVIYPWISLVWLLSFPIILWLIGGGLGLQSVSTNLWNGLLLTLLMAAVSIVLSFPIGVLLALGRTSNLPLIRWFCILYIEIIRGLPLIGILFLAQVMLPLFLPVDIRLDRVVRAIIGLVLFSAAYMAENVRGGLQAISRGQIEAAKALGFNSLFVVILIVLPQALRAVIPAIVGQFIGLFKDTSLLSLVGLVELTGIARSILAQPQFIGRYAEVYLFIGLIYWVFCYSMSLASRRLERQLSR, encoded by the coding sequence ATGACAAATTCTCAATTATTATGGCTGCGTAAAAATCTGTTCAGTACTTGGTACAACAGCTTGCTGACTGTTGTTTGCTTAGTTTTCCTTTTATGGATAGCTAGAGGAATATTAATTTGGGCTACAACCCAAGCACAATGGGCAGTAATTCAAGTTAATTTGCGTTTATTTTTAGTAGGAAGATTTCCGCAATCCTTATATTGGCGAGTTTGGATTGTGCTGGCGATCGCTTCTACTTTAGCTGCTGTAACTTGGGGTGTATTTTCAAGCAAACAACGTTTAACAAAGCTTGGCTTAACTCTTTATATTTTAATTTTTGCTACTCTATTAGTTATTTTACCCCTAGATTTTACATCCTGTCTTTGGTTGCTATTAGTTGGTGTTTTGTTAGCTATCGGATTTTGGATTGGGAGAAGATTTACTAAAGTAATTTATCCCTGGATTTCCCTAGTATGGTTATTATCTTTCCCGATAATTCTCTGGTTAATTGGTGGGGGATTGGGGTTGCAATCTGTATCTACAAATTTGTGGAACGGTTTGCTCCTTACTTTATTAATGGCAGCAGTTAGTATTGTGCTTTCCTTTCCAATTGGAGTTTTACTAGCTTTAGGGCGGACTAGCAATTTACCCCTAATACGTTGGTTTTGCATCCTGTACATAGAAATCATCAGAGGGCTACCCTTGATTGGAATCTTATTTCTTGCACAAGTAATGCTGCCATTATTTTTACCAGTTGATATCCGTTTAGATCGGGTAGTGCGAGCAATTATAGGACTTGTTTTATTTAGCGCTGCTTACATGGCAGAAAATGTACGTGGCGGACTCCAGGCTATCTCACGCGGACAAATTGAAGCTGCTAAAGCACTAGGATTTAATTCTCTGTTTGTTGTTATATTAATTGTCCTACCACAAGCTTTACGTGCTGTAATCCCCGCAATTGTTGGTCAATTTATTGGCTTATTTAAAGATACCTCACTTTTATCTTTGGTAGGATTAGTAGAACTTACAGGAATTGCCCGTTCGATTTTGGCACAACCGCAATTTATTGGACGCTATGCAGAAGTTTATTTATTTATTGGATTAATTTACTGGGTATTTTGTTATTCAATGTCCCTGGCTTCTCGGCGATTAGAAAGGCAGTTAAGTAGATAA
- a CDS encoding group 1 glycosyl transferase has product MRILIYSYNYYPEPIGIAPLMTELAEGLVKRGHQVRVVTAMPNYPERQIYQNYRGKLYLTESKNGVHIQRSYVWIRPQPNLLDRILLDASFVVTSFFPALIGWRPDVIISTSPSLPVCVPAALLGWLRNCPVILNLQDILPEAAIHVGLLKNKFLIKIFTQLEKFAYQSATKISVIADGFVENLLNKGVPSEKIVQIPNWVDINFIRPLPKENNQFRETHNLKDKFVVLYSGNIALTQGLETVIQAAAMLRHIPEIVFAIAGEAKGLQRLQQDCLNYGADNVLLLPFQPREHLPQMLAAADVGLVVQKKNVVSFNMPSKIQVLLASGRALIASVPDNGTAARAIRQSGGGFVVPPEDPQALANAILDLYQNPEQVKTLGYQSRQYAVEQYAFEQALNQYENLCYSLTADAQVIKSPAISKQEV; this is encoded by the coding sequence ATGCGGATTTTGATTTACTCCTACAACTACTATCCAGAGCCAATTGGTATTGCCCCGCTGATGACGGAATTAGCAGAGGGACTGGTTAAGCGGGGACATCAGGTGCGTGTAGTTACGGCTATGCCCAACTACCCCGAACGTCAAATCTACCAAAACTATCGGGGCAAGCTGTATCTTACCGAATCCAAAAATGGAGTTCACATTCAACGCAGTTATGTTTGGATTCGTCCACAACCAAACTTGCTCGATCGGATATTGTTAGATGCTAGTTTTGTTGTCACCAGTTTTTTCCCTGCACTAATAGGTTGGCGACCAGATGTAATTATTTCAACATCACCATCTCTACCTGTTTGCGTTCCAGCTGCTCTTTTAGGATGGTTGCGTAACTGTCCTGTGATTTTAAATCTTCAAGATATTTTACCGGAAGCAGCTATTCATGTAGGGTTACTAAAAAACAAATTCCTCATCAAGATATTTACGCAATTAGAAAAGTTTGCTTATCAAAGTGCTACTAAAATTAGTGTCATTGCTGATGGATTTGTAGAGAATTTGCTAAATAAAGGTGTGCCTTCTGAGAAAATTGTGCAAATTCCTAACTGGGTCGATATAAATTTTATTCGTCCTTTGCCTAAAGAAAATAATCAATTTCGGGAAACACACAATCTCAAGGATAAATTTGTAGTTTTATACTCTGGGAATATTGCTCTGACACAAGGTTTAGAGACAGTTATTCAGGCTGCTGCTATGTTACGCCATATTCCAGAGATTGTTTTTGCGATCGCTGGTGAGGCTAAAGGTTTGCAGAGATTGCAACAAGACTGTCTCAATTACGGTGCAGATAACGTTTTGTTGCTACCATTTCAACCGCGAGAACATTTGCCGCAAATGTTAGCAGCTGCGGATGTGGGTTTAGTTGTACAAAAGAAAAATGTTGTATCCTTCAATATGCCCTCAAAAATCCAAGTACTGCTTGCTAGTGGCAGGGCATTGATTGCATCTGTACCTGACAATGGTACGGCAGCAAGAGCTATTAGACAAAGTGGTGGCGGGTTTGTTGTTCCTCCTGAAGATCCCCAAGCTTTAGCAAATGCGATTCTCGACTTGTATCAAAATCCGGAGCAAGTTAAAACTCTAGGTTATCAAAGTCGCCAATATGCTGTTGAACAATATGCATTTGAACAAGCTTTAAATCAGTATGAGAACTTATGTTACTCGCTCACAGCAGATGCTCAAGTAATTAAATCCCCAGCTATCTCGAAACAAGAAGTTTAA
- a CDS encoding LysR family transcriptional regulator, translating into MELRHLRYFIAVAEELHFSRAAERLHIAQPPLSQQIQQLEAELGIELFQRKTKRQVQLTEAGQVFLQEAYQILAQLDRAIDLTQRTGRGEKGQLRIGFTSLATYGLLPLILRRFHEQFPEVELVLQELTTTQQEQALKDDRIHVGFAHPPLEDKSLSQECIQQEALIVALLESHPFAQQQSIAVRSLADEFFIMFPRHLGSGLYDQIISLCQQANFSPNITQEANQMQTIIGLVSAGMGIAIVPSSLQNLQRGGVVYRALDESTPLVETSVVWQQEKIVPVLKKFLQVVNTICSQSIKELIK; encoded by the coding sequence ATGGAATTGCGACACCTGCGCTACTTTATTGCTGTGGCTGAAGAATTGCACTTTAGTAGAGCCGCAGAACGACTACACATCGCTCAACCCCCCTTAAGCCAGCAAATTCAGCAGTTAGAAGCAGAACTTGGGATAGAACTATTCCAGCGAAAAACCAAGCGACAAGTGCAATTAACAGAGGCCGGACAGGTATTTTTGCAAGAAGCTTACCAAATCTTGGCTCAATTGGATCGAGCAATTGATTTAACTCAACGTACAGGAAGAGGTGAAAAGGGACAACTGCGGATAGGGTTTACCAGTTTAGCGACTTACGGCTTGCTTCCTTTAATTTTGCGACGATTTCACGAACAGTTTCCTGAGGTAGAGTTGGTGTTGCAGGAGTTGACGACAACTCAGCAAGAGCAGGCTTTAAAAGATGACCGTATTCATGTGGGTTTTGCTCATCCACCTTTAGAAGACAAATCTCTCTCTCAAGAGTGCATTCAGCAAGAAGCCTTAATTGTTGCTTTACTGGAAAGTCATCCCTTTGCTCAACAACAATCTATCGCAGTGCGATCGCTTGCTGATGAGTTTTTTATCATGTTCCCGCGGCATTTAGGGTCAGGACTTTACGACCAAATTATCAGTCTTTGCCAACAAGCAAATTTCAGCCCTAATATCACTCAAGAAGCCAACCAGATGCAAACAATTATTGGGTTGGTTTCAGCGGGAATGGGAATTGCGATCGTACCGTCTTCTTTACAAAATCTTCAAAGGGGTGGCGTTGTTTATCGTGCGTTAGACGAATCAACACCATTAGTAGAAACTTCTGTAGTGTGGCAGCAAGAGAAGATCGTGCCAGTCCTGAAGAAGTTTCTCCAAGTTGTCAATACAATATGCAGTCAATCGATTAAAGAATTAATCAAATAA
- a CDS encoding amino acid ABC transporter ATP-binding protein gives MSEPTPIIVAEDVHKWYGQFHVLQGVSLTVNRGEVVVLMGPSGSGKSTFIRTFNALEEYQKGKIVIDGIILSHDLRNIDAIRKEVGMVFQQFNLFPHLTVLQNITLAPIWVRRWKQDKAKESAMQLLERVGILEQANKYPGQLSGGQQQRVAIARALAMQPKIMLFDEPTSALDPEMVREVLDVMRGLARDGMTMVVVTHEVGFAREVADRVILMDSGSLVESGTPDSFFNQPQEERTRKFLSQIL, from the coding sequence ATGTCAGAACCAACCCCGATAATTGTAGCTGAGGATGTTCACAAATGGTATGGACAATTCCACGTTCTTCAAGGTGTGAGCTTAACAGTAAATCGTGGTGAAGTAGTAGTCTTGATGGGGCCATCTGGTTCGGGTAAATCGACATTCATCCGCACATTTAATGCTTTAGAAGAATATCAAAAGGGTAAAATTGTTATAGATGGGATTATCTTGAGCCATGATTTACGAAATATTGATGCAATTCGCAAAGAAGTAGGCATGGTATTTCAACAGTTTAATTTATTTCCCCATCTGACAGTGCTACAAAATATCACTTTGGCACCAATTTGGGTGCGTCGCTGGAAGCAGGACAAAGCTAAAGAATCGGCAATGCAATTGTTAGAAAGAGTAGGAATTTTAGAACAAGCAAACAAATATCCTGGTCAGTTATCTGGAGGACAGCAGCAACGGGTGGCGATCGCTCGTGCCCTAGCGATGCAACCTAAAATTATGCTATTCGATGAACCCACCTCAGCTTTAGATCCGGAGATGGTTAGAGAAGTTTTAGATGTGATGCGAGGTCTTGCTCGCGATGGGATGACAATGGTAGTAGTTACCCATGAAGTGGGATTTGCCCGTGAAGTTGCTGACAGAGTAATTCTCATGGATAGCGGTTCCCTCGTTGAGTCAGGGACTCCAGACTCCTTTTTCAATCAACCCCAAGAAGAACGAACCCGCAAGTTTTTATCGCAAATTCTCTAA
- a CDS encoding iojap-like protein, translating to MSDYFQGDFPIKAVSLTKSAATSPQLQNEEASRKLALTVAEAASDRKAGEILLLRVADVSYLADYFVMMTGYSRVQVRAIAEAIEEKVGQDLQRHPLRTAGKAEGSWVLQDYGEVIVHIMMPKEREFYNLEAFWSHAERLELPTSDDGGGKPK from the coding sequence ATGTCTGATTATTTCCAAGGAGACTTCCCAATAAAAGCTGTATCGTTGACAAAGAGTGCGGCCACAAGCCCACAACTCCAAAATGAAGAAGCAAGCAGAAAATTAGCGTTAACTGTTGCCGAAGCAGCATCAGACCGCAAAGCCGGAGAGATTTTATTGCTCAGAGTGGCAGATGTATCTTACCTGGCAGATTATTTTGTGATGATGACTGGCTATTCTAGGGTACAAGTAAGGGCGATCGCGGAAGCTATTGAAGAAAAAGTAGGACAAGATCTGCAACGACATCCTTTGCGGACAGCAGGGAAAGCAGAAGGTAGTTGGGTGTTGCAAGACTACGGCGAAGTGATTGTCCACATCATGATGCCTAAGGAAAGGGAGTTTTATAATTTAGAAGCGTTCTGGTCTCATGCAGAACGTCTAGAACTTCCAACATCTGATGACGGTGGGGGTAAGCCAAAATGA
- a CDS encoding amino acid ABC transporter periplasmic amino acid-binding protein, translating into MRKSALILAIAPLIFAITACSGESGNTANTSSTSAPQGIKNRWDTVKNRGQLICGVSGEVPGFSFVGTDGKYSGIDVDVCRAVAAALFDNPDAVEFRNLNSKERFTALQTGEVDILSRNTTWTLSRTTSVGLEFAPVVFYDGQAIMVRKNSNVKTLADLKDKAICVQTGTTTEQNLADQMRKRGITYKPVVFEDVNITFATYAEGRCDGITADRSALVSRRSILPKAEDNVILDEVISSEPLAPAVAKGDTKWADTVNWVVYSLVKAEELGINSQNLAQFATSNDPDIKRFLGTEGNLGEGLGLTNDFAARIIKHVGNYSEVYDRNLGPKTKLNLARGQNQLWSKGGLLYSPPFR; encoded by the coding sequence ATGCGTAAATCAGCGTTAATTTTAGCGATCGCACCCCTAATATTTGCCATTACTGCTTGTAGTGGCGAGTCAGGAAATACTGCTAATACATCTAGCACCTCAGCACCACAAGGAATTAAAAATCGCTGGGATACAGTAAAAAACCGTGGTCAGTTAATTTGTGGTGTGAGTGGCGAAGTACCAGGGTTTAGCTTTGTCGGAACTGACGGTAAATACAGCGGTATCGATGTAGATGTTTGTCGCGCTGTAGCAGCTGCTCTGTTTGACAATCCAGATGCAGTAGAATTTCGCAATCTCAACTCCAAAGAACGGTTTACAGCTTTGCAAACTGGGGAAGTAGATATTCTCAGCCGCAACACTACATGGACACTTAGCCGCACAACATCAGTCGGCTTGGAATTTGCACCTGTTGTTTTTTATGATGGTCAAGCCATCATGGTTCGTAAAAATAGTAACGTCAAAACTCTAGCAGATCTCAAAGACAAAGCCATTTGTGTTCAAACGGGTACTACTACCGAGCAAAACTTAGCAGACCAAATGCGCAAACGGGGTATTACTTACAAACCAGTTGTTTTTGAAGACGTAAACATTACCTTTGCTACTTATGCTGAAGGACGTTGCGATGGAATTACAGCTGACCGTTCAGCGTTAGTTTCTCGGCGTTCGATTTTACCCAAAGCTGAAGATAACGTGATTCTTGATGAAGTTATTTCTTCGGAACCACTAGCACCAGCAGTCGCCAAAGGAGATACTAAGTGGGCTGATACTGTAAATTGGGTAGTTTACTCTCTGGTAAAAGCTGAAGAATTAGGCATTAATTCCCAGAATTTGGCACAATTTGCCACCAGTAACGACCCAGACATTAAGCGATTTTTAGGAACAGAGGGCAACCTCGGTGAAGGACTCGGCTTAACAAACGACTTTGCAGCCAGAATAATTAAGCATGTTGGTAACTATAGTGAAGTTTACGATCGCAATCTTGGCCCAAAGACAAAACTCAATCTAGCACGCGGCCAAAATCAACTCTGGTCAAAAGGTGGATTGCTCTATTCTCCACCGTTTCGTTGA